From one Lycium barbarum isolate Lr01 chromosome 6, ASM1917538v2, whole genome shotgun sequence genomic stretch:
- the LOC132599077 gene encoding 2-hydroxyisoflavanone dehydratase-like, with protein MAEIHHDFFPLIRVYNDGRIERLMGEGVVPAELDPETGVQIKDVVIDPEINLSARLYLPKNVDPVQKIPLFVYFHGGGFVIESASSPTYHKHLSMVAAEAKVVIVSVNYRLAPEYPLPIAYEDSWVAINWVASHGKGDGNEPWLNDHPDFNRVYFGGDSAGANIAHNIAIRVGSEKLDGIKLDGIFLACPFFWGKDLIDGEAENLGAKNYIEKLWNFIHPKSPGLDDPLINPEKDPNLSSLGCDKVLVYVAGKDALRFRGFYYKEALEKSGWRGTVEFVEIKDEEHVFHLFAPTSENAVSVLEKLVSFLNQSKF; from the exons ATGGCAGAAATACATCATGATTTTTTCCCATTGATTAGAGTTTACAATGATGGTCGAATCGAAAGGCTGATGGGCGAAGGTGTTGTCCCAGCTGAATTAGATCCTGAAACAGGAGTACAAATCAAAGACGTTGTAATTGATCCAGAAATTAACCTATCAGCAAGACTTTACCTGCCCAAAAATGTCGATCCGGTTCAAAAAATTCCCCTTTTTGTCTACTTTCATGGTGGCGGCTTTGTAATTGAATCTGCTTCTTCACCTACATATCACAAGCATCTTAGTATGGTAGCAGCTGAAGCAAAAGTTGTAATCGTCTCTGTTAATTACAG GTTAGCTCCGGAGTACCCACTACCCATAGCTTATGAAGATTCATGGGTAGCTATCAACTGGGTCGCTTCACATGGCAAAGGTGATGGTAATGAGCCATGGCTAAATGATCATCCTGATTTCAATCGGGTCTATTTTGGGGGAGATAGCGCTGGTGCTAACATCGCACACAACATAGCAATTCGGGTCGGGTCGGAAAAATTGGATGGAATCAAACTTGATGGGATTTTCCTTGCCTGTCCATTTTTCTGGGGAAAGGATTTGATTGACGGTGAGGCAGAAAACTTGGGTGCCAAAAATTACATTGAGAAGCTATGGAATTTTATTCATCCTAAAAGCCCCGGGTTAGATGACCCGTTGATAAACCCGGAAAAGGATCCGAATTTGTCTagtttagggtgtgacaaagtacTTGTTTATGTTGCCGGAAAAGATGCGTTGAGATTTAGGGGATTTTATTATAAGGAGGCGTTGGAGAAGAGCGGGTGGCGGGGTACAGTGGAGTTTGTGGAAATTAAGGATGAGGAACATGTGTTTCACTTGTTTGCTCCTACAAGTGAAAATGCCGTGAGTGTGTTGGAAAAGTTGGTCTCTTTCCTTAATCAGTCCAAGTTTTAA
- the LOC132599073 gene encoding probable carboxylesterase 1, with protein MATNTKEIAVDMTPYFIIYKDNSINRFRPSENAPLCDDPQAPVQSKDVVIQPETGVSVRVFLPKITDPKQKIPVIIYIHGGAFCIGSARSPVFHNFISSLVEKTNFIAVSVDYRLCPENPFPATYEDSWEAFQWVLSHVNGHGPDSWLNDYADFSKVFIGGESAGANIANDVAIRAGVSTDLDSKVKILGLFLVHPYFGIENDSLYEVLCPTSGGSLEDPRVNPLIDPRLKSMACMKVLFLVAEKDLLKKGTMNYYEGLKKSEWNGDVELMETKGEGHCFHFYNPLAEKAVALMDKLVDFLKQEY; from the coding sequence ATGGCTACCAACACCAAAGAAATAGCAGTTGATATGACCCCTTATTTCATCATCTACAAAGATAACAGCATCAATAGATTCCGTCCATCAGAAAATGCTCCACTTTGTGACGATCCACAAGCCCCTGTTCAATCCAAAGATGTTGTAATTCAACCAGAAACAGGGGTTTCTGTACGTGTATTTCTCCCCAAGATTACCGATCCCAAACAGAAAATCCCCGTTATAATTTACATTCATGGCGGTGCTTTCTGTATTGGATCAGCTCGTTCCCCTGTATTCCATAATTTTATCAGTTCTTTAGTTGAAAAGACTAATTTTATTGCTGTTTCAGTTGATTATAGACTTTGTCCAGAAAACCCTTTTCCCGCTACATATGAAGATTCTTGGGAAGCTTTTCAATGGGTGCTTTCACATGTTAATGGACATGGCCCGGATTCTTGGCTAAATGATTATGCTGATTTTAGCAAAGTGTTTATTGGTGGAGAAAGTGCTGGAGCGAATATTGCTAATGATGTTGCTATTAGAGCAGGGGTTAGTACTGATCTTGATTCAAAAGTTAAAATTTTGGGCCTTTTTTTGGTTCATCCATATTTTGGGATAGAAAATGATTCGTTGTACGAGGTTTTGTGTCCGACAAGTGGTGGAAGTTTGGAGGATCCGAGGGTAAATCCATTGATAGATCCGAGGTTAAAATCTATGGCGTGTATGAAGGTTTTGTTTTTGGTGGCTGAGAAAGATCTTCTGAAAAAAGGGACGATGAATTATTATGAAGGATTGAAGAAGAGTGAGTGGAATGGTGATGTGGAGTTAATGGAAACGAAAGGGGAAGGACATTGTTTCCATTTTTACAATCCTTTGGCTGAGAAAGCTGTTGCGCTTATGGATAAACTAGTTGATTTCTTGAAGCAAGAGTACTAG
- the LOC132599075 gene encoding probable carboxylesterase 12: MDQVSADEVSFNFPPFFRVYKDGRVERTNKQVCVPPSNNPNTGVQSKDVVVSPENNVSARLYLPQIIEKNHKFPLLVYIHGGGFAVESAFSTTYDNYLHSLVAEANLVVVSIDYRLAPEHPLPVCYDDTWTVLKWITSIGVIHEPWIKFHADYSRVFLAGDSAGANIAHDMMVRASAKENPLGDGVKIVGMVLIHPFFGNNEPDLLWTYISPESSGCDDPRLNPAAHPSLLRSLVCKRIQVFTAEKDFLRDRGRTYYEALEKSGWKGELEIMEAEGEEHVFHLNKPTCENAGSLMKRLVEFFNQP; this comes from the coding sequence ATGGATCAAGTCTCAGCAGATGAAGTATCTTTCAATTTTCCTCCTTTCTTTCGAGTCTACAAAGATGGCAGAGTCGAAAGAACAAATAAACAAGTCTGTGTCCCACCGTCCAACAATCCTAATACTGGCGTCCAGTCCAAGGACGTCGTGGTTTCACCCGAAAACAACGTATCAGCCCGTCTTTATCTTCCTCAAATCATTGAAAAAAATCATAAATTTCCCCTTCTTGTATACATCCATGGCGGTGGCTTTGCAGTAGAATCAGCATTTTCAACCACTTATGATAATTACCTTCACTCTCTGGTAGCTGAAGCCAATTTGGTTGTCGTATCTATCGATTATAGACTAGCCCCTGAACATCCACTTCCTGTTTGTTATGATGACACATGGACTGTCTTGAAATGGATTACTAGTATTGGTGTCATCCATGAGCCATGGATCAAATTTCACGCAGATTACTCTAGAGTGTTCTTAGCCGGTGACAGTGCCGGTGCCAATATTGCTCATGACATGATGGTTCGTGCAAGTGCTAAAGAAAATCCACTTGGCGATGGTGTGAAGATTGTTGGAATGGTTTTAATCCATCCATTTTTTGGTAACAATGAGCCTGATTTGTTATGGACATATATTTCTCCAGAAAGCTCGGGTTGTGATGATCCAAGGCTAAACCCTGCAGCTCATCCGAGTTTGTTACGAAGTCTTGTTTGCAAAAGAATTCAAGTTTTTACAGCGGAGAAAGATTTTTTAAGAGATAGAGGCAGAACTTATTACGAGGCTTTGGAAAAAAGTGGATGGAAAGGTGAGTTGGAAATCATGGAGGCTGAAGGGGAGGAACATGTCTTCCATTTGAATAAACCAACTTGTGAGAACGCTGGCTCCTTGATGAAACGATTGGTCGAGTTCTTTAATCAACCCTGA
- the LOC132644691 gene encoding LOW QUALITY PROTEIN: probable carboxylesterase 12 (The sequence of the model RefSeq protein was modified relative to this genomic sequence to represent the inferred CDS: substituted 1 base at 1 genomic stop codon), with product MDSVSSSEIEYEVPMLFRVYKDGRIEKFRKHDFVPPSDSPFTGVRSKDVVIVPENNVIVRLYLPKITQNDRKFPLLVYFHGGGFAIESAFSTYYDSYLHSVAAETNVLAVSVEYRLAPEHKIPACYDDSWAVMKWVSQHANGEQGTEPWLKSHADFSRVFLSGDSAGANISHNMMMRASVDEEKLGDDLRIVGMALIQPFFGNNEPDRIWSYCCPENPNADDPRINPAAHPSLLSKLACSKILICTGGKDFIRDRGWTYYEALKKCGWKGQVEIKESEGEEHVFHLVKPTCENAKDLMKWLADFFQQSSLSTMAEIQHDFFPLIRVYNDGRIERLMGEGVVPAELDPETGVQIKDVVIDPEINLSARLYLPKNADPVQKIPLFVYFHGGGFVIESASSPTYHKHLSMVAAEAKVVIVSVNYRLAPEYPLPIAYEDSWVALNXVASHAKSDGNEPWLNDHADFSRVYFGGDSAGANIAHNIAIRVGSEKLDGIKLDGIFLACPFFWGKDLIDGEAENLGAKNYIEKLWNFIHPKSLGLDDPLINPEKDPNLSSLEPVWIGL from the exons ATGGATTCAGTGTCATCATCCGAAATTGAATATGAGGTACCAATGCTTTTTCGGGTCTACAAAGATGGTCGTATCGAAAAGTTCAGAAAACATGACTTTGTCCCTCCTTCTGACAGTCCATTCACAGGTGTTCGATCCAAAGATGTTGTTATCGTACCGGAAAACAACGTAATTGTACGCCTTTACCTTCCTAAAATCACCCAAAACGACCGGAAATTTCCACTACTTGTGTACTTTCATGGAGGTGGATTTGCGATTGAATCAGCGTTTTCGACTTACTATGATAGTTATCTTCACTCAGTAGCTGCAGAAACCAATGTACTTGCCGTGTCAGTTGAGTATAGATTAGCCCCAGAACACAAAATTCCTGCGTGTTATGATGATTCTTGGGCTGTCATGAAATGGGTCTCTCAGCATGCCAATGGCGAACAAGGAACTGAACCATGGCTGAAAAGTCATGCTGATTTCTCCCGAGTTTTCTTGTCAG GCGATAGTGCCGGAGCCAATATTTCTCATAACATGATGATGCGAGCAAGTGTAGATGAAGAGAAACTTGGAGATGACTTAAGGATTGTTGGAATGGCATTAATTCAACCCTTTTTTGGGAACAATGAGCCTGATAGAATTTGGTCGTATTGTTGCCCCGAAAATCCCAACGCGGATGACCCGAGAATCAATCCAGCAGCTCATCCGAGTTTGTTATCGAAGCTTGCTTGCTCTAAGATTCTGATATGCACTGGAGGAAAGGATTTTATCAGAGACAGAGGGTGGACGTACTATGAGGCGCTAAAGAAATGTGGATGGAAAGGCCAAGTGGAGATTAAGGAATCCGAAGGGGAAGAACATGTTTTCCATTTGGTTAAGCCAACTTGTGAGAATGCTAAGGACTTGATGAAATGGCTGGCCGATTTCTTTCAACAATCAAGC CTTTCAACCATGGCAGAAATACAACATGACTTTTTCCCATTGATTAGAGTTTACAATGATGGTCGAATCGAAAGGCTGATGGGCGAAGGTGTTGTCCCAGCTGAATTAGATCCTGAAACAGGAGTACAAATCAAAGACGTTGTAATTGATCCAGAAATTAACCTATCAGCAAGACTTTACCTGCCCAAAAATGCCGATCCGGTTCAAAAAATTCCCCTTTTTGTCTACTTTCATGGTGGCGGCTTTGTAATTGAATCTGCTTCTTCACCTACATATCACAAGCATCTTAGTATGGTAGCAGCTGAAGCAAAAGTTGTAATCGTCTCTGTTAATTACAG GTTAGCTCCGGAGTACCCACTACCCATAGCTTATGAAGATTCATGGGTAGCTCTCAACTAGGTCGCTTCACATGCCAAAAGTGATGGTAATGAGCCATGGCTAAATGACCATGCTGATTTCAGTCGGGTCTATTTTGGGGGAGATAGCGCTGGTGCTAACATCGCACACAACATAGCAATTCGGGTCGGGTCGGAAAAATTGGATGGAATCAAACTTGATGGGATTTTCCTTGCCTGTCCATTTTTCTGGGGAAAGGATTTGATTGACGGTGAGGCAGAAAACTTGGGTGCCAAAAATTACATTGAGAAGCTATGGAATTTTATTCATCCTAAAAGCCTCGGGTTAGATGACCCGTTGATAAACCCGGAAAAGGATCCGAATTTGTCTagtttagagcccgtttggattggcttataa
- the LOC132599074 gene encoding probable carboxylesterase 13, whose product MTLHFTHLHFPLLLLIICLCMNSTLAGIAHNFYPFFEVDADGTVHRFQEIKFVPPSNNPKTGVQSKDVTILPEQNVSARLYLPKISEKNQKFPLLFYVHGGGFCTQSAFSPTYDSYLHRLTAAANVVAVSIDYRLAPEHPIPSCYDDSWAVMNWAAQGKEPWLKEHANFSRVFLAGDSAGANIAHNMMVRASEESHFLPSLVGMALIDPYFGNGKPDGLFTYLCPKSNGIDDPRFNPAAHPMMLSKLNCSKILVCTAGKDFLRDRAWTYYETMKKSGWKGQVGIKEIEGEGHVFHLFNQTSEKAKVLMKSLVEFLV is encoded by the coding sequence ATGACACTACACTTCACTCATCTTCATTTTCCTTTATTACTTCTGATTATCTGCCTATGTATGAACTCAACCCTTGCAGGGATAGCCCATAACTTTTATCCATTTTTTGAAGTTGATGCTGATGGAACTGTCCACAGGTTTCAAGAGATCAAGTTTGTCCCTCCATCAAACAATCCCAAAACCGGAGTCCAATCCAAAGACGTTACAATTTTGCCAGAACAAAACGTATCAGCCCGACTTTACCTTCCCAAAATCAGTGAAAAAAACCAAAAATTTCCTCTGCTTTTCTACGTCCACGGTGGCGGCTTCTGTACTCAGTCAGCATTTTCTCCCACATATGATAGTTACCTCCACAGGCTAACTGCTGCAGCTAATGTAGTTGCAGTATCAATTGATTATAGACTAGCCCCAGAGCATCCAATCCCATCATGTTACGATGATTCATGGGCTGTCATGAATTGGGCTGCTCAAGGGAAAGAGCCATGGCTCAAAGAACATGCCAATTTTTCGCGAGTTTTCTTGGCTGGTGATAGCGCTGGGGCTAATATTGCTCATAACATGATGGTTCGTGCAAGTGAGGAAAGTCATTTTCTCCCTTCTCTAGTGGGAATGGCATTGATTGATCCCTACTTTGGTAACGGTAAGCCTGATGGACTTTTCACATATTTATGCCCAAAAAGTAATGGGATTGATGATCCAAGATTCAATCCGGCAGCTCATCCGATGATGCTGTCGAAGTTGAATTGCTCCAAGATTTTAGTTTGTACCGCAGGCAAAGATTTTTTGAGAGACAGGGCTTGGACTTATTACGAGACGATGAAGAAAAGCGGGTGGAAAGGTCAAGTGGGGATAAAGGAGATAGAAGGAGAGGGGCATGTTTTTCATTTGTTTAACCAAACTTCTGAGAAAGCCAAGGTCTTGATGAAATCGCTGGTCGAGTTCTTGGTCTAA